GTTCCCATGGCAGGTCAGCCTGAGGTTCTACAACATGAAGCTCAGCAAATGGGAACACATCTGTGGGGgctccctcatccacccacagtgggtgctGACAGCTGCCCACTGTGTAGAGCCGTGAGTGGGGCCACACATTCCCTCGGTTGAGAGCAGATGGACGTTGGGAGGTGGGTGGTAGTTGGTGAGCAAGGGTTTCCTGTAGGAGGCAGGATTTCTGAGACCCTCCTGATCCCCACGTCTGTTCTGACTGATCCCTATGTCTCTGCTGGGGTTAATTTTCCTTAATCGTCATCCCTCTGAGGAATTCATTGTCCTGTCTCCCAGGAAAGAGATGGAGGCCAGTTGCTTTAGAGTCCAAGTCGGGCAGCTGAGGCTCTATGAAAACGACCAGTTAATGAAAGTAGCCAAGATCATCCGTCACCCCAAGTTTAGTAAGAAGCTGTTTGCCCCTCCAGGGGCAGACATTGCTCTGCTGAAACTGGACTCCACAGTTGTATTGTCTGAGCGTGTCCACCCTGTTtccctccctgctgcctcccAGAAGATCTCCTCAAAGAAGACCTGCTGGGTGGCTGGCTGGGGCGTCATAGAGGGCCACAGTGGGTATTGGAAAGACCCTGTCAGCGTGGGTGGGACGAGGCAGAAGCCTCCAGCTTTGGTTCTCACTGGCTTTTCTCCACAGGGCCACTGCCTCCGCCCTACCACCTGAGGGAAGTGGCAGTCCCCATTGTGGGAAATAGTGACTGTGAGCAGAAGTACCGGACTAATTCCTCCTTGGACAGGACTACCAAGATCATCAAAGATGATATGCTTTGTGCTGGGATGGAGGGCCGGGACTCCTGCCAGGTAACAGCCTGActtgtcctctctcctctgtcccttccttgcCCAGGACACTGGCACCCACTGGGCTTGGCATCACGGGATTGCTGATTCTTGCCTTTTTCCCACAGGCTGACTCCGGGGGCCCCTTGGTGTGCAGGTGGAACTGCTCCTGGGTCCAGGAGGGTGTGGTCAGCTGGGGAATAGGCTGTGGCCTTCCTGACTTCCCTGGTGTATACACCCGAGTGATGAGCTACTTGTCCTGGATCCATGGCTATGTCCCCAAGTTCCCGGAACCTTCGATGGGACCAGACAGGATTCATACACCAGAAGACACCCCAGCCACTCATGCTGATCCATTCACTCCTTCCAGCCCAGCTTCACTTTCTTAAACCTCCCTAACCCCTGGTAGTGAAACTACCTTGTGCCCCTGGTCTGGAGTCTCTGGTGTCCCTTAAttctgggagggaggggctaAGACTACGTCTCAAAAGCTGCTGGGCAGCCCATAGCCCCTCCTTACCACGTTTCTCATTAAACAATGGATTGTCTGATGGATGTCTGTTTGGACTTTGAATCCAGAGCTTGGCACTAAGGGTGGTTGCTGAGCTGGTAGAGTGGAGCATCCCCCGTTAGTGTCTCTGAGCTCTTGGTGGTGAGAAGGGGAGGTACTCTCAGTCACTAAGTTAGCCCACACTATTTTGTGGAGCCCAGACCCCTCAACGTGGATGGTCCTGGGCTATTCCCATTTGCCTGCCTATTCCAGGCTCCAGGAATAATAGGCAGGGGTCAGATTTGGGGGACTCCCCAATACTTCAGTGCTTGAATAGTGGTGTCAAATGTCCCTTTCTGAGCTCACGAGGCCATTCAGATGCTAAACAATAgttcccccctttctttccttctttcttcctctcttgcaTTTTTGCTGTGCttacatgaacatgtatgcatgttcgcatgtgtgtgcctgtgtgtgctgtgtgcatgcacgtgtgtgtgtatgtggaagctGGAGGTAGACACTAGGTCTCTTTCTCTATTACTTTCTACTTTATTTACTAAGGCAGGGTCCCTggatgaacccagagcttgcccaTACATCGAGCTTAGCTGGTCTGCTTGCCCCAGGAACTCCCCATTTCTGTCTCTTGTGGGGATTTTGGTTGGACTGCCACATCCACCTGGCTTTTCATGTGGcatctggggatctgaactctggtcctcctccTTGCACAgggctttatccactgaaccatctccttagCCCATTtcgttttgtttagttttttaaaaaagatttatttacttattttatgtgtatgagtacactgttgctgtccttagacacaccagaagagggcatcggatcccattacagatggttgtgagccaccatgtggttgctgggatttgaactcaggacctctggaagagcagccagtgctcttaaacgctaAGCCATCATCTCTTCAGCCtgcccatttttgtttttttgacagaGGGTcatatatagaccagactggcctgaaacttataAAATAGCTGAGgatcaccttgaacttctggccctcCTGTTTCCTAAGTGCTAGATTTACAGGGATCATAgatatgcactaccacaccccaTTATGTGGTTACACCCGGGCTTAGTGAATGGtaagcaagagctctaccaccgagctatgGCTACAGATCCCAAGTGCTTATATCTACCCACCATGCTCTGAAATCTTCTGCATGCACCTTGAGGTCCTTATGTCTCCCCACATCTCATCCCAGCTGGATGTTATCAGAGGAGGCAAGTTCTTCCAGTGCCTGGGAAAACAGCCCCCCTCTTGCCACTGATGGAGGCTTTGTTACGAGTCGGAAACATTAGGATTATAACAGGGACCCTGGAGAGCTGACTTGTCCATCTGACACGTAGGGACAGGGGGAAGGTACACCTGTGAGCCAGTAGATGGGTCCTCTTCAAAATCTACCCCAGGACACCTAGCTTCAGACCAACAGATTGAAAGACCTGGTGTGCATAAGCCACCATATCCACAGTGCTGGGTGGAGCGACCTCGGGGGACTGAACTGGGAAGTCTCCAAGCTACAAGTTGAGTCAGAGAGTCATCAGGGTTCCCGAGATGGCCAGGGACCAAATAGGAAGCAGTTCTCTGTCAAGTGAGTTAACGAAGTTGGTCATGAGGGACCACACTGTCTGATCTCCCTGGAGAAGGAAATCCACTGAGAGTAGGCTGTTGGCTGCTCTGGGGTTGGGTAGGGGAGCTGGGACAGGAGGTGAGCGTTAAAGGGCAGGTGTTTTTTCAGAGTGAGAAGAATGCTATAACACGGGGTGCGGGGATGGCTTACACTCCAGGCATGGGCTGAAACCCATACAACTACACTCtccgtgttttgtttttgagacagggtctctgtagcccaggctggccttgaactctaagcACTCCTCAAGCCTTAGCCTCCCGAGTGTAAGTgttaggattgcaggcatgcattGTCCTGATGGATCAGACTACACTCTCTAAGTGGGTGAATGGTATGTGGAAATCACATTTCAGCAAAGCTGCCAGAAATAATAAACTGAAaacaactattattattattattattttttattattattattttattattattttggttctctttttcggagctggggaccgaacccagggccttgcgcttcctaggcaagcgctctaccactgagctaaatccccaaccccaacaactgttattattatttgagacagaatctcactgtgtagcccaggctgacctggaacttactacatagaccaagctggtcttagACTAATAGAGACCTGcatgagtgcttggattaaaggagtccaccaccactcccaccatTAGCACTGTATGATTTTagatgtgcgtgtatgtgtgtgtgtagtatgtgtgtctgtgtctgtgtgtctgtgtgtgtgagtgtatgtttgtctgtgactgtgtgagttttgtgtgtgtgtgtgtgtgtgtgatgtctgtatgtgact
The genomic region above belongs to Rattus rattus isolate New Zealand chromosome 9, Rrattus_CSIRO_v1, whole genome shotgun sequence and contains:
- the LOC116910503 gene encoding mastin-like, whose protein sequence is MCLGMLWFLFLTLPCLGSTMPLTPDSGQELVGIVGGCPVSASRFPWQVSLRFYNMKLSKWEHICGGSLIHPQWVLTAAHCVEPKEMEASCFRVQVGQLRLYENDQLMKVAKIIRHPKFSKKLFAPPGADIALLKLDSTVVLSERVHPVSLPAASQKISSKKTCWVAGWGVIEGHRPLPPPYHLREVAVPIVGNSDCEQKYRTNSSLDRTTKIIKDDMLCAGMEGRDSCQADSGGPLVCRWNCSWVQEGVVSWGIGCGLPDFPGVYTRVMSYLSWIHGYVPKFPEPSMGPDRIHTPEDTPATHADPFTPSSPASLS